The Polaribacter tangerinus genome has a segment encoding these proteins:
- a CDS encoding O-methyltransferase, which translates to MLYQQRKYINFLFKSTNHHGVHSPFIFNFITKSLYKKTNKKSWQLFTKHKHKLLDNKKFIEVTDFGSGSKIFKSNLRQVAKIAKIAGISNKKGKILLKIINYFKPNAILEIGTSLGLATAVMKIAHPSTIITTLEGCPETSKVADAYFTKSNFNSITIVTGNFNKTLAKVVKDKQYDCIYFDGNHTKKATINYFETCLESAHNNSLFIFDDIYWNSEMQEAWQEIKNNNKVSVTLDLFYFGIVFFRKEQAKEDFKIRI; encoded by the coding sequence ATGCTTTATCAACAAAGAAAATACATCAACTTTTTATTCAAATCTACCAATCATCATGGTGTTCACTCACCATTTATATTTAATTTTATTACTAAGTCTCTTTACAAAAAAACAAACAAAAAAAGTTGGCAGCTATTTACAAAACATAAACACAAACTATTAGACAATAAAAAATTTATTGAAGTCACAGATTTTGGCTCAGGATCAAAAATATTTAAAAGCAATCTTCGACAAGTAGCAAAAATTGCCAAAATTGCAGGTATTTCTAATAAGAAAGGAAAAATACTCTTAAAAATTATAAACTATTTTAAGCCGAATGCCATATTAGAAATAGGTACATCGCTTGGATTAGCAACTGCTGTAATGAAAATAGCACACCCAAGTACAATAATAACAACATTAGAAGGTTGCCCAGAAACAAGTAAAGTTGCCGACGCATATTTTACTAAAAGTAACTTTAATTCGATAACTATTGTAACCGGAAATTTTAATAAAACACTCGCTAAAGTTGTTAAAGACAAACAATACGATTGTATTTATTTCGATGGAAATCACACAAAAAAAGCAACAATTAATTATTTTGAAACCTGTTTAGAAAGTGCTCATAATAATTCACTTTTTATTTTTGATGATATTTATTGGAATTCTGAAATGCAAGAAGCTTGGCAAGAAATAAAAAACAACAATAAAGTAAGTGTAACTTTAGATTTATTTTACTTCGGAATTGTATTTTTTAGAAAAGAGCAAGCAAAAGAAGATTTTAAAATACGTATTTAA
- a CDS encoding polysaccharide biosynthesis/export family protein, translated as MIKKYLYIIAAIFCLTSCISNKDLTYFQGKSKASTIVKRVDNTPYRLQVGDMLNIRINSNNEKAVDAFQKNGNSGNLAGGQLNNQPYFLDYSIDSYGNIRIPTLGEINVLGYTTSDVRKKIENKLRKDFLKNDESLFVDVKLSGIRYTIIGEINSPGTRIILQNRLSIVDVIAESGGITDLGNRKAVEIYRKTPNGVEKFSLDLTDIDVLTSSNFFIKSNDIININPLKQKSWGTGTTALQSLSSAVSVLTLITTTLILARNL; from the coding sequence ATGATAAAAAAATACCTATACATTATAGCCGCAATTTTCTGTTTAACGTCTTGTATATCTAACAAAGACTTAACTTATTTTCAGGGAAAATCTAAGGCTTCTACTATTGTAAAAAGAGTAGACAATACCCCTTACAGACTTCAAGTTGGAGATATGTTAAATATTCGAATTAACTCTAACAATGAAAAAGCAGTAGATGCTTTTCAGAAAAATGGTAATAGTGGAAATTTAGCTGGAGGTCAATTAAATAATCAGCCTTATTTTTTAGATTATAGTATAGATTCTTATGGAAACATTAGAATACCAACATTAGGAGAAATTAATGTGCTTGGTTATACAACCTCAGATGTGAGAAAGAAAATTGAGAATAAGCTTAGAAAAGACTTTTTAAAGAACGACGAAAGTTTATTTGTTGATGTAAAGTTGTCTGGAATTAGATATACTATTATTGGTGAAATTAATAGTCCTGGAACACGTATTATTTTGCAAAATCGTTTATCTATAGTAGATGTAATTGCAGAATCTGGAGGAATAACCGATTTAGGAAATAGAAAAGCTGTAGAAATATACAGGAAGACACCAAATGGGGTAGAAAAGTTTAGTTTGGATTTAACAGATATTGATGTGTTAACATCTAGTAATTTTTTTATAAAATCTAATGATATCATCAACATCAATCCGTTAAAGCAAAAATCTTGGGGTACAGGAACCACAGCTTTACAAAGCTTGTCATCGGCAGTTTCTGTTTTAACACTCATTACTACAACTCTTATTTTAGCAAGAAATTTATAA